Proteins encoded within one genomic window of Oncorhynchus mykiss isolate Arlee chromosome 27, USDA_OmykA_1.1, whole genome shotgun sequence:
- the LOC110507801 gene encoding dual specificity tyrosine-phosphorylation-regulated kinase 1A isoform X1 — protein sequence MHPGGETSACKPSSVRLAPSFSFHAAGLQMAAPMPHTHQQYSDRHQPSTDQTAAVLPYSDQTQQLTANPRHMPQCFRDPTLAPLRKLSIDLIKTYKQINEVYYAKKKRRHQTGQGEDSSHKKERKVFNDGYDDDNYDYIVKNGEKWMDRYEIDSLIGKGSFGQVVKAYDRVEQEWVAIKIIKNKKAFLNQAQIEVRLLELMNKHDTEMKYYIVHLKRHFMFRNHLCLVFEMLSYNLYDLLRNTNFRGVSLNLTRKFAQQLCTALLFLATPELSIIHCDLKPENILLCNPKRSAIKIVDFGSSCQLGQRIYQYIQSRFYRSPEVLLGMPYDLAIDMWSLGCILVEMHTGEPLFSGANEVDQMNKIVEVLGIPPNHIMDLAPKARKFFEKLSDGTWSVKKTKDGKRYKPPASRKLHSILGVEAGGPGGRRAGESGHAVADYLKFKDLILRMLDYDPKSRIQPYYALQHSFFKKTADEGTNTSSSVSTSPALEQSQSSGTTSSTSSSSGGSSGTSTSGRARSDPTHHHLHSGGHFGAVMPAIDGDTLCPQARKPYPPPLVWGGGVGPEPVAGETHPVQETTFHVPPQHPKALHPHHHHGQVMATRPRPRHYTSPTHSSSTQDSMEVVHGHLSMTSLSSSASSSSTSSSSTGNHGNQAYQLRHLPFGHHGGLSMGMGAFSNPRQETGMAAHPAYPMGTNTGPSHYLPEGHLGMRQGMDREESPMTGVCVQQSSMASS from the exons GAGGAGAGACTTCAGCATGCAAACCTTCGTCCGTCCGGCTGGCGCCCTCTTTTTCTTTCCACGCTGCTGGTCTTCAGATGGCTGCTCCAATGCCCCATACGCACCAGCAGTACAGTGACCGCCACCAGCCGAGCACTGACCAAACTGCTGCGGTCCTACCGTACAGCGACCAAACGCAACAGCTCACTGCCAACCCG AGGCACATGCCCCAGTGCTTTCGTGACCCTACTTTGGCTCCCCTGCGGAAGCTCTCTATAGACCTTATCAAAACCTATAAACAGATCAATGAG GTGTATTATGCAAAAAAGAAGCGGCGACACCAAACGGGTCAGGGTGAAGACTCCAGTcacaagaaagagaggaaggtcTTCAATGATGGCTACGACGATGACAACTACGATTACATTGTCAAGAATGGGGAGAAGTGGATGGACCGCTATGAGATTGACTCCTTGATAGGCAAAGGGTCATTTGGACAG GTTGTAAAAGCTTATGACCGTGTAGAGCAGGAGTGGGTTGCAAtcaagatcatcaagaacaagaAAGCTTTTCTCAATCAAGCCCAGATTGAAGTGCGCCTCCTAGAGCTCATGAACAAACATGACACCGAGATGAAATACTACATAG TTCACCTGAAACGTCACTTCATGTTCCGGAACCACCTCTGCCTGGTGTTTGAGATGCTCTCATACAACCTGTACGACCTGCTGCGAAACACCAACTTCCGCGGTGTCTCTCTCAACCTGACCAGGAAGTTTGCTCAGCAGCTTTGCACTGCGCTGTTGTTCCTGGCCACGCCCGAGCTCAGCATCATCCACTGTGACCTGAAGCCAGAGAACATCCTGCTGTGCAACCCAAAGAGGAGTGCCATCAAGATAGTGGACTTTGGCAGCTCCTGCCAACTGGGACAGAGG ATATACCAGTACATTCAGAGTCGTTTTTACCGCTCCCCAGAGGTGCTGCTGGGCATGCCCTATGACCTGGCCATCGACATGTGGTCCCTTGGCTGCATCCTGGTGGAGATGCACACTGGAGAGCCCCTCTTCAGTGGAGCCAATGAG GTGGACCAGATGAATAAGATAGTTGAAGTTCTTGGTATCCCCCCCAATCACATTATGGACCTAGCCCCAAAAGCCAGGAAGTTCTTTGAGAAGCTATCGGATGGCACATGGAGCGTTAAGAAGACCAAAGATGGCAAAAGG TATAAGCCTCCAGCCTCTCGgaagctccactccatcctggGTGTAGAGGCTGGTGGTCCAGGTGGCCGGCGGGCGGGGGAGTCTGGCCATGCTGTTGCTGACTATTTGAAGTTCAAGGACCTGATCCTTCGGATGTTGGACTATGACCCGAAGAGCCGCATCCAGCCCTACTACGCCCTGCAGCACAGCTTCTTCAAGAAGACTGCAGACGAGGGGACCAACACAAGCAGCAGTGTGTCTACCAGCCCAGCGCTGGAGCAGTCCCAGTCCTCTGGAACCACCTCCAGCACCTCTTCCAGCTCAG GAGGGTCGTCTGGGACAAGTACCAGTGGTAGAGCGAGGTCAGACCCCACCCATCACCACCTACACAGTGGAGGGCACTTTGGGGCAGTGATGCCAGCCATTGACGGTGACACCCTCTGTCCACAG GCAAGAAAGCCTTACCCTCCCCCATTGGTGTGGGGAGGTGGGGTTGGACCAGAGCCGGTGGCCGGAGAGACCCACCCAGTCCAGGAGACCACCTTCCACGTCCCCCCTCAGCACCCCAAGGCCCTGCACCCCCATCATCACCACGGGCAGGTGATGGCCACACGGCCCCGCCCGCGGCACTACACCTCCCCCACACACAGCTCCTCCACACAGGACTCCATGGAGGTGGTGCATGGCCATCTGTCCATgacctccctgtcttcctctgcctcctcttcctccacatcTTCCTCTTCCACTGGGAATCACGGTAACCAGGCCTACCAGCTCCGCCACCTGCCTTTTGGGCATCATGGCGGGCTGAGCATGGGGATGGGTGCCTTCTCGAACCCCAGGCAGGAGACAGGCATGGCTGCCCACCCAGCTTACCCCATGGGCACAAACACGGGGCCGTCTCACTACCTACCAGAGGGCCACCTGGGCATGAGGCAGGGCATGGACCGGGAGGAGTCTCCCATGACTGGAGTGTGTGTGCAGCAGAGTTCCATGGCCAGCTCGTGA
- the LOC110507801 gene encoding dual specificity tyrosine-phosphorylation-regulated kinase 1A isoform X2 has translation MAAPMPHTHQQYSDRHQPSTDQTAAVLPYSDQTQQLTANPRHMPQCFRDPTLAPLRKLSIDLIKTYKQINEVYYAKKKRRHQTGQGEDSSHKKERKVFNDGYDDDNYDYIVKNGEKWMDRYEIDSLIGKGSFGQVVKAYDRVEQEWVAIKIIKNKKAFLNQAQIEVRLLELMNKHDTEMKYYIVHLKRHFMFRNHLCLVFEMLSYNLYDLLRNTNFRGVSLNLTRKFAQQLCTALLFLATPELSIIHCDLKPENILLCNPKRSAIKIVDFGSSCQLGQRIYQYIQSRFYRSPEVLLGMPYDLAIDMWSLGCILVEMHTGEPLFSGANEVDQMNKIVEVLGIPPNHIMDLAPKARKFFEKLSDGTWSVKKTKDGKRYKPPASRKLHSILGVEAGGPGGRRAGESGHAVADYLKFKDLILRMLDYDPKSRIQPYYALQHSFFKKTADEGTNTSSSVSTSPALEQSQSSGTTSSTSSSSGGSSGTSTSGRARSDPTHHHLHSGGHFGAVMPAIDGDTLCPQARKPYPPPLVWGGGVGPEPVAGETHPVQETTFHVPPQHPKALHPHHHHGQVMATRPRPRHYTSPTHSSSTQDSMEVVHGHLSMTSLSSSASSSSTSSSSTGNHGNQAYQLRHLPFGHHGGLSMGMGAFSNPRQETGMAAHPAYPMGTNTGPSHYLPEGHLGMRQGMDREESPMTGVCVQQSSMASS, from the exons ATGGCTGCTCCAATGCCCCATACGCACCAGCAGTACAGTGACCGCCACCAGCCGAGCACTGACCAAACTGCTGCGGTCCTACCGTACAGCGACCAAACGCAACAGCTCACTGCCAACCCG AGGCACATGCCCCAGTGCTTTCGTGACCCTACTTTGGCTCCCCTGCGGAAGCTCTCTATAGACCTTATCAAAACCTATAAACAGATCAATGAG GTGTATTATGCAAAAAAGAAGCGGCGACACCAAACGGGTCAGGGTGAAGACTCCAGTcacaagaaagagaggaaggtcTTCAATGATGGCTACGACGATGACAACTACGATTACATTGTCAAGAATGGGGAGAAGTGGATGGACCGCTATGAGATTGACTCCTTGATAGGCAAAGGGTCATTTGGACAG GTTGTAAAAGCTTATGACCGTGTAGAGCAGGAGTGGGTTGCAAtcaagatcatcaagaacaagaAAGCTTTTCTCAATCAAGCCCAGATTGAAGTGCGCCTCCTAGAGCTCATGAACAAACATGACACCGAGATGAAATACTACATAG TTCACCTGAAACGTCACTTCATGTTCCGGAACCACCTCTGCCTGGTGTTTGAGATGCTCTCATACAACCTGTACGACCTGCTGCGAAACACCAACTTCCGCGGTGTCTCTCTCAACCTGACCAGGAAGTTTGCTCAGCAGCTTTGCACTGCGCTGTTGTTCCTGGCCACGCCCGAGCTCAGCATCATCCACTGTGACCTGAAGCCAGAGAACATCCTGCTGTGCAACCCAAAGAGGAGTGCCATCAAGATAGTGGACTTTGGCAGCTCCTGCCAACTGGGACAGAGG ATATACCAGTACATTCAGAGTCGTTTTTACCGCTCCCCAGAGGTGCTGCTGGGCATGCCCTATGACCTGGCCATCGACATGTGGTCCCTTGGCTGCATCCTGGTGGAGATGCACACTGGAGAGCCCCTCTTCAGTGGAGCCAATGAG GTGGACCAGATGAATAAGATAGTTGAAGTTCTTGGTATCCCCCCCAATCACATTATGGACCTAGCCCCAAAAGCCAGGAAGTTCTTTGAGAAGCTATCGGATGGCACATGGAGCGTTAAGAAGACCAAAGATGGCAAAAGG TATAAGCCTCCAGCCTCTCGgaagctccactccatcctggGTGTAGAGGCTGGTGGTCCAGGTGGCCGGCGGGCGGGGGAGTCTGGCCATGCTGTTGCTGACTATTTGAAGTTCAAGGACCTGATCCTTCGGATGTTGGACTATGACCCGAAGAGCCGCATCCAGCCCTACTACGCCCTGCAGCACAGCTTCTTCAAGAAGACTGCAGACGAGGGGACCAACACAAGCAGCAGTGTGTCTACCAGCCCAGCGCTGGAGCAGTCCCAGTCCTCTGGAACCACCTCCAGCACCTCTTCCAGCTCAG GAGGGTCGTCTGGGACAAGTACCAGTGGTAGAGCGAGGTCAGACCCCACCCATCACCACCTACACAGTGGAGGGCACTTTGGGGCAGTGATGCCAGCCATTGACGGTGACACCCTCTGTCCACAG GCAAGAAAGCCTTACCCTCCCCCATTGGTGTGGGGAGGTGGGGTTGGACCAGAGCCGGTGGCCGGAGAGACCCACCCAGTCCAGGAGACCACCTTCCACGTCCCCCCTCAGCACCCCAAGGCCCTGCACCCCCATCATCACCACGGGCAGGTGATGGCCACACGGCCCCGCCCGCGGCACTACACCTCCCCCACACACAGCTCCTCCACACAGGACTCCATGGAGGTGGTGCATGGCCATCTGTCCATgacctccctgtcttcctctgcctcctcttcctccacatcTTCCTCTTCCACTGGGAATCACGGTAACCAGGCCTACCAGCTCCGCCACCTGCCTTTTGGGCATCATGGCGGGCTGAGCATGGGGATGGGTGCCTTCTCGAACCCCAGGCAGGAGACAGGCATGGCTGCCCACCCAGCTTACCCCATGGGCACAAACACGGGGCCGTCTCACTACCTACCAGAGGGCCACCTGGGCATGAGGCAGGGCATGGACCGGGAGGAGTCTCCCATGACTGGAGTGTGTGTGCAGCAGAGTTCCATGGCCAGCTCGTGA
- the LOC110507800 gene encoding 52 kDa repressor of the inhibitor of the protein kinase yields MPNFCAAPNCTRKSTQSDLAFFRFPRDPERCRLWVENCRRADLEAKTSDQLNKHYRLCAKHFDPAMVCKTSPYRTVLKDTAIPTIFDLTSHLKNPHSRHRKRIKELTEEDIRRIKERRLASSIEQLHSKKDIEATEGQDAAEEEIKLSAEEKDFRDYLRSLFEIVVMLGKQNIPLETNVPEGVARDPSNFQALLEYRINAGDKALRRRFEATAVNVEYLSASQQSQLLEVCEGTVREEVLMEVRESRFFSLVTGDLVEFAGERHLPLFLRFVDQSNALREKFLDFLPFEGDEASLVEKLETQVTDGWGLRMEDCRGQAHVATGTFATKMKAVAVGLMGKYPMAMHTPCSTCALNIHLANSLPFPSVQVVMATLRKIDVFFKQSRSLQAELEKAISVYHQENDEKAAELKEACSSNWTEQHNVFELTVDLLESLLLCMDCIRDNENVKFPDAITGDAYSIAETLADFEFIVTLVILKNALSFTRAFGKNLQGEALDVFFAANSLTAVLHSLNEVFDNIEVYHEFWFEEAVNLAGTMEIPVKVPRLFLRKHRSAEAGEIPPETYFKEYVTVPVIRGVIDEVDDIFSQSNLKALKCLSLVPAIMGQMKFNTSEENHADVYCKDLPNPDTLPAELHCWKIKWKHRSKDVRLPSTIHETLQLSDIKFFPNVNCFLKVLTTLPVLMLEDSNSSETSRKRLQTYLSDTPIKHRCKGLAVLHINSHVKHDLDVMVDKYCRLYPEDEPEHGVEAEISTVVI; encoded by the exons ATGCCCAATTTTTGCGCGGCTCCAAATTGCACCAGAAAGAGCACTCAATCCGATTTGGCTTTTTTCAGGTTTCCAAGAGATCCAGAAAG ATGTAGGCTCTGGGTTGAGAACTGTCGCCGGGCCGATCTGGAGGCAAAAACATCAGACCAACTCAATAAACACTACAGACTGTGTGCCAAACACTTTGACCCGGCTATGGTTTGTAAAACA AGCCCTTACAGAACAGTACTGAAGGATACTGCTATTCCAACCATATTTGATTTAACAAGCCACCTCAAAAATCCTCATAGCAGACATCGCAAGCGGATCAAAGAATTG ACTGAAGAAGACATAAGGAGAATTAAAGAGAGAAGAT TGGCATCCTCCATTGAACAGCTCCACTCAAAGAAAGACATTGAGGCAACCGAGGGTCAAGATGCCGCTGAGGAGGAAATCAAGCTGTCCGCAGAGGAGAAGGACTTCCGAGATTACCTGAGGTCTCTGTTTGAGATCGTTGTCATGCTAGGAAAGCAGAACATCCCATTGGAGACCAATGTCCCAGAAGGAGTAGCGAGAGATCCCAGTAATTTCCAGGCCTTACTGGAGTACCGCATTAATGCTGGAGATAAGGCTCTGAGGAGGCGGTTTGAGGCCACAGCAGTGAATGTGGAGTACCTCTCCGCATCCCAGCAGAGCCAGCTCCTTGAAGTCTGCGAGGGCACTGTCAGAGAGGAGGTCCTCATGGAGGTGAGAGAGAGTCGCTTCTTCTCACTGGTCACAGGGGACCTGGTGGAGTTCGCTGGGGAGAGACACCTGCCTCTCTTTCTGCGGTTTGTAGACCAGTCCAATGCTCTCAGGGAGAAGTTCTTGGACTTTCTGCCGTTCGAGGGGGACGAGGCCTCACTGGTAGAGAAGCTGGAGACCCAGGTGACAGACGGGTGGGGGCTGAGAATGGAGGACTGCCGCGGCCAGGCCCATGTAGCCACCGGCACCTTCGCCACTAAGATGAAAGCTGTGGCCGTCGGACTGATGGGAAAGTACCCCATGGCAATGCACACGCCTTGTTCCACCTGCGCACTGAATatccacctcgccaacagccttCCCTTCCCCAGCGTGCAGGTTGTCATGGCAACCCTGAGAAAGATTGATGTCTTCTTTAAGCAGTCTCGCTCTTTGCAGGCTGAGCTGGAGAAGGCCATCTCTGTTTACCACCAAGAAAATGATGAGAAGGCAGCTGAGCTGAAGGAGGCTTGTAGCTCTAACTGGACAGAGCAGCACAACGTGTTTGAACTGACTGTGGACCTGCTTGAGTCCCTCCTGCTGTGCATGGACTGCATTCGGGACAATGAGAATGTCAAGTTCCCTGATGCTATAACTGGGGACGCCTACTCGATCGCAGAGACCCTGGCTGACTTTGAGTTCATTGTCACCTTGGTCATCCTGAAAAACGCTCTTTCTTTCACACGAGCCTTTGGCAAAAACCTGCAAGGGGAAGCCCTTGATGTGTTTTTCGCTGCCAACAGTCTAACAGCCGTCCTGCACTCTCTGAATGAAGTCTTCGACAACATTGAAGTCTACCATGAGTTTTGGTTTGAGGAGGCTGTGAATCTGGCGGGTACCATGGAGATCCCAGTGAAGGTGCCTCGTCTGTTCCTCCGGAAGCACCGTTCGGCCGAAGCAGGCGAGATCCCTCCAGAGACTTACTTCAAGGAGTACGTGACAGTCCCTGTGATCCGTGGCGTCATCGATGAGGTGGACGACATCTTCTCCCAGAGCAACCTCAAAGCCCTCAAGTGCCTGTCCCTGGTCCCTGCCATCATGGGCCAGATGAAGTTCAACACCTCAGAGGAGAACCATGCAGATGTGTACTGCAAGGACCTCCCCAATCCAGACACGCTGCCCGCTGAGCTACATTGCTGGAAGATCAAATGGAAGCACCGGAGCAAGGATGTCCGCCTGCCCTCCACCATCCACGAGACACTTCAGCTGTCGGACATCAAGTTCTTCCCCAACGTCAACTGCTTCCTGAAGGTCCTGACCACCTTGCCTGTCCTGATGCTGGAGGACAGCAACAGCTCTGAGACATCCAGGAAACGTCTGCAGACTTATCTCAGTGACACACCTATCAAACACAGGTGCAAGGGTCTGGCTGTGCTCCACATAAACTCTCACGTTAAGCATGACCTGGATGTCATGGTTGACAAATACTGCAGACTGTACCCTGAGGATGAGCCTGAACATGGGGTTGAGGCTGAGATCAGCACTGTGGTGATATAG